In Polyangiaceae bacterium, the genomic window GCATCAGCCAGCGGATGGCGGCGCTGTCCAGGGCGTTGATCAGGCGCTCCGGCGCGTCCAAGAAGTCGAGGGCATTGCTGGTGGGCGGAGTGTCCAGGACGATCAGGTCGTAGCCGCCCTCGCGCTTGACGCTGAGCAGCTTCTCCATCGCCATGTACTCCTGCGTGCCCGCCAGGCTGGTGGAGACGTATTGGTACAGACGATTGTTGAGGATCCGGTCGCGCGCCTCGGGGCTGGAGGAGTAGCGCACGACGAGCTCGTCGAAGGTGCGCTTGGTGTCGAGCATCATCACGCTGAGGTGCCCAGTGACCGTGAGCCCGGCGCGCTCGAACAGCTCCGGAGCGACGACCTGCTCCTCGCCGGTCATGCTCGACAGGCCGAGGCTGTTGGCCAGACGCTTCGCCGGATCGATGGTCAGGCAGAGCACTCGCTTGCCGCGCTCCGCGGCGGCCAGGCCGAGCGCCGCGCTGACGGTGGTCTTGCCCACGCCGCCGCTGCCCACGCACAAAACCACGCGGTGGCGGTCGAGCAGCGGGGTGAGCGTGGGCGCGGACATCGCGGCAGAGCCGCGGGAATTAGCAGCTTTCGATCGGCCAGTCACTGCCGACCGCCGGCCAGCCCGAAACGGAACTTGGCCCGCTCGCCCGGGGTCTGGCACGCACCAAGGCCCGATGGAAGGCTCACTCGATCGCCAGCTCAGCGCCGAGAGACCCACGGAGCGCCGGGCGGGGCGCCGCGACGACACCCTGGGGGCGCTGGGCGAGCTCTTGGACTCGGTGCGGAACGACGGCGAGTTCCAGGCGCTGGCCGTCGCCGACCCGACCGGCGTGCTGGTGGCCGGCGCCGGGGCGTACGCAGACTGCGAAGAGCTGGCCGCGCTCGCCCCGCTGGTGGCACGCCGGGCGGCGAACGACACCATCCCCACGCGGCTCGACGTGGTCACGCGCAAGATGGAAGTCCGCCGGCTCATCATCGACGGGATCGAGGTGCTCCTGTGCGGCCAGGGGGGCGAGACCGACGCTTTGCGCAGAGCGGCGGCCGGGTGCGCGCGCATCCTGGGCGCTCGGCGGCGCTAGGGAGCCCTCGCCACCCGCCACGCCGGAAACTCCGCTAGGCTGCTCAGCCCATGCGCGGCTTCGTGGATCTGCACTGTCACTGGGTGGCCGGGATCGACGACGGCGCCAAGACTCCCGAGGACGGCGTGGCCATGCTGCGCGCGCTGGGGCAGCTCGGGTTCAGCAAGGTGGTGGCGACTCCGCACATGCGCCCCGGACTGTTCGACAACACCCGCGAGAGCCTGAGCGCCGCCTACGCGCGCATGTTGCCGCTGCTCCCGGCGGGACTCCCCGAGGTCGAGCTGTCGAGCGAGCACTACTTCGACGACGTGATCTTCGGCCGCATCATGCACGACGCGGCGCTGCCTTACCCCGGCGGCCGGGCCGTCTTGCTGGAGTTCTACGAGAGCGACTTCCCGTTCAGCATCGACCGCCGCTTCGCCGACCTCAGGCTGAAGAAGCGGCTGATCCCGGTGATCGCCCACCCCGAGCGCTACCAGCGCATCTGGCGCGACCCGGACGTGCTCGAGCGGCTGGTCGACGCCGGCGCCGCGGCGCTGCTCGACACCGCCGCGCTCGTGGGCAAATACGGCCGGAAGCCCCAGAAGACCGCGGAAGAGCTGCTCGAGCGCGGCCTGTATCACGCCGCCTGCAGCGACGCCCACCGGGTGGGCGACGTCGCCGAGGTCGCAGCAGGGCTCTTGCGCATCGAGCGCGCGTACGGACCCGAGGAGGTCGATTTCCTGTTTCGCGAAGGGCCGCTTGCGCTACTGAGCGGCCGGATCCCCGAATGAGCGACGGACCGGGCAGCTGGCTCAGGCGCCACTGGCTCAAGCTACTGGCTTCGCTGCTCGTGGCGGGCGGCTTCGTGTGGCTCCTGCACAGAGGTGCCCTGCCCATCTTGCCGGACGCCAAGGCGTTCTCGAAGATGCGCTGGTGGACGGTGCCGGCCTACATCGCGATTTGGTGCGGGATCCACGTCATCCGCGCCGCGCGCTGGCATTGGCTCCTGGCGCCCATCCACCCGGTACCGCTGCGCCGCATCGTCTCCGTGGCGTGGATTGGCTTCGCCGCCATCCTGCTGCTGCCGTTCCGTACCGGGGAGGTCGTTCGACCGGTGTTGATCCGCAAGAAGGGTCAGCTGTCGGGCTGGGCCGCCACCGGCACGGTGGCCGCCGAGCGGGTGATCGACGGCTTCTTCATGAGCGTGATGTTGTTCACGTCGCTGCTCCTGTCGAAGCCGTTGGACCCGTTGCCGAGCTCGATCGGCGCGCTGCCGATCCCCGCGGCTGTCGTGCCGGGCGCCGCCTACAGCGCGCTCTTGGTGTTCGCCGCCGCATTCACCGTCATGGGGGTGTTCTACTGGCGGCGCGATTTCGCGCGCGCGGCGACCGAGCGCATCGTCGGGCTGGTGTCCGAGCGGCTGGCGGCCTGGCTGGCCGAGCGCGTGGAGAAGGTCGCCAGCGGCCTGTCGTTCTTGCCGCGCTGGCGCTACACGGCGCCATTTCTGGCCGTGACCGCGCTGTATTGGCTGCTCAACGCCGGGGCGTCCTGGCTCTTGGCCTGGGGCGCCGGGTTCGATCACATCAGCTACGCCGAAGCGTGCGTGACCATGGGCGTGTTGGCGCTCGGCATCCTCATCCCCAACGCCCCGGGCTTCTTCGGCGCCTTCCAGATCTCGATCTACGCCGGCTTGGCCATGTACTTCCCGGCCGAGCTGGTGGTCGGGCCCGGGGCCGCGTTCGTGCTCATCATCTACGTCTGCCAGATCCTGATCACGACCGCCGGGGCCGGCCTCGGCCTGTACTGGGAGCGCACCAGCGTCGGAGAGGCGCTCGACGCCCGACCCGAAGAGCTCGGGGACGAGGCCCGCTGACCCCGCGATCGGGAAACTTGGCCGTGGATGGTGCCCGGCGATATCGAAGCACACCATGAAGAGGACGAGTGCCGTGTGGGCCGGAGCCGGCGCGCTCTTCGTGCTGGCCGCGGTTCTGTCCAGCACCGGTGCAGAGGCGCGGGTCGAAGCCGACTCGGACTACACCAAGGCCCAGACCTACAACGCTGCGCTGCGCTACGTGCGGGTCGATCTGGGCTACGAGGTGGTCGAGAAGGACCCCGACGTCGGCTACCTCTTGTTCCGCTACGAGCCGCCCGGGCGCAAGAACAACCCCACCAGCGGCTCCATCGAAGTCGTGGAGAGCAAGGAGCGCGTGAAGATCGTGATCCAGCTCCCGCAGATGCCGACTTACCACGAGACCACGCTTCGCGATGGGCTCTTGAAGAAGCTGCGCGTCGAGTACGGCGCGCCGCCGAAGAAGAAGAAGCCCGAGGACAAGCCCAAGAAGCCCGAGGGTGACGCTGGCGTCGAGGGTGGATCGGACGACGGTTTCGGCGAGCAGAACGCGCGCTGAGCTCTGGCGCGCAGGCTGATAGCATCGAACCCGACCGTGACCCGAGACGACGACCCGACCCCCGCGCCGCTGCCGGAGAACATCGGGCGCTACCGCGTGCTGGGCGCCTCGGGACACGGCGCGATGGGGCGCGTGCTCCTGGCGCGCGATCCGAACCTGGATCGCGACGTCGCGGTGAAGGTCCTGCGGGAGGATCTGAAGCTCGCGCCGGCCGAGCGCGTGGCGCTCTACGAGCGCATGCGCCAGGAGGCGCGCGCCAGCGCCCGGCTCAGCCATCCGAACATCGTCGGGCTCTACGACATCGGCGAGGAGCCAGGCCTGGGACTGTATCTGGTGTTCGAGTACGTGGAAGGGCCGACGCTGGAAGACCGCATCGAGCGCGGGCCGCTGGGCGCCGCGGCGTGCGCGCGCCTCAGCCGCGAGCTCGGCGCCGCGCTCGGAGCCGCGCACCGCGCGGGCGTCCTGCACCGAGACATCAAGCCCGCTAACGTGATCCTCGCCGCGACGGGCGCGAAGATCGCCGACTTCGGCATCGCGCGCATTCCCGGCTCGACCTTGACCCAAGACGGTCGCGTGCTCGGCACGCCGGCCTACAGCGCCCCCGAGGCCATCGAGACCGGCACGTTCTCGCCGGCCTCCGATCAGTTCTCGCTCGCCGCCACCCTGTACGAGGCGATCTCGGGACGGCGCGCTTTTGCCGGCGACGACGCCATCAGCGTGGCCAAGCACATCACGGGCAGCGAGCCGGCAGCGATCGCCGCGCTCTCGGGAGTCGATCGCCACGTGGACACCGTGCTCGCTCGCGGTCTGGCGAAAAACCCATCGGCTCGCTACTCGTCCGCGGACGAGCTCGGCGAGGCCCTGGCGGAGGCGCTGACCTTGGCGCCTCCGCGCGCACAGCTGCCCACCCTGCCGGACGAGCGGCGCCTGGAGGCGCGGGCCGCCCGCCAGAATCGCAGGGATCTGACCGTGCTGGCGCTCGGTCTGGTGCTCGGCGCATCACTCGCCACCTCGGCGTTCTTGCTCTGGCCCGCGGACGAAGTCGACGCGATCGGACCTGCGCCGCAGAGCCTCGTGCTCGAGGACGCAGCACCCGAAGCGGCGCAGCCGGAGCCCCCGCGACCACGCCGAGCAGTCTCGGGGGCTCCCGTGGTTTCGGCCACAGCCGCTGATCGTTGACGTTCCAGAGGCCAGGCGCCCCGGATCGAGCTATGGTTGTGCGCCCGCATGACCCCGCGAAGCGTCCTTTCTTGGCTGCTCGTCCTCTCCGCATTCGCGCTCGGCGCGCCCGCTTGCTCGTCGAGCTCCGAGCCGCCGGCAGAGAACCCCGGCGACGGCGGCTACGTCGGACCCGCGGGCTGCTCGCTCGCGCCCGACTGCGCGCAGTGCTCGGCGTGCTTCGACAGCTGCCTGTGCAACAACGGCACGCCGGGCGGCTGCCTGGCGCAGTGCACCGGGTCGAGCTCGGGTGGAGCTTCCGGCACGGGTGGCGCGCCCTCTGGCGGCGGCGCACCCTCTGGCGGCGGCGCACCGGCCGGCGGCGGCGCGCCCTCCGGCGGTGGCGGTGGCGGCGGCGGTGGCGGCAACTGCACCGCGCTCTCCACGGGCAGCCCGACTTGCGACGCCTGCGCGCACTCCACCTGCTGCGCGCAGATTGACGCCTGCCTGGCCTCGAGCGCGTGCACCGGCTTCCTGAGCTGCTTGAGCAAGAACTGCGCGAACGCCGGCTCGAACCTCAGCGCCTGCGCTCAGCAGTACTGCTCGCAGTACGCCGCCGGGGTCAACGCCTACAACTCGATGGCGCAGTGCATCGGACAGAGCTGCGCGAGCTCGTGCTGACGTGGTCTGGCGCGCGCTCTGGCTCGGCCCGCTCGCGCTCCTCGCGCTCGCCGCTTCGCTCCTGCCCAGCGCCCGCGCAGCCTCGCGCCTGACCGCGCCGGCGCCGGATCCGTTCGGCGCCCGTACGCCGCAGGAGCGGGCGCTGACCGGTGGCGTGGTCACGCTGCGGCAGCCCGCCGGGGCGATGCTCCGGGTCCCGCAGGGCAGCTTCGAGATGGGCTCGACCCCCGAGGACGTGCTCGACGCCGTGACGGACTGCGCCCGCGAGCCACTCGGCGGCCGCTGCAAGGAAGAGATGTTCTCGGATGAGCTACCGCGGCACAAGGTGACGCTTTCGTCCTTCTGGCTCGATCGGCTCGAGGTCAGCGTGAAGGACTACGCGCGCTGCGTCGCGCTGCGCCGCTGCCGTGCCGTCCCATTCGACCAAGGCGGCAAGCGCTTCGACGTGCCGAGCTACCCGGTGTCTCTGGTGCGGCACGCAGACGCGCGAGCGTACTGTCGCTTCCGCGGCGCTCGGCTGCCGACGGAAGCCGAGCTCGAGCGCGCGGCCCGCGGCCCGCGCGGCCGGCGCTACCCTTGGGGCCAGCTCTACAACACCCGCGCCGCGAACCACGGGCGCCTGGGCCTCGACACCACGGACGCCCGCGACGGGTTCGCGGAGCTCGCGCCGGTAGGCTCGTTCCCCGCAGGGCGCACGCCAGAGGGCTTCTTGGATCTGGCCGGCAACGTCGCGGAGTGGGCGTCCGATCGTTACGCCGTCAGCTACCCGCCGGGGCCCGCCGTCGACCCGAAAGGACCCGCCATCGGCGCGGGCAGCGGCGGCAACGTCGTGCGCGGCGGGCACTGGGCCAGCGCGGCCCCCTGGCTGCGCGGGGCGTCGCGCTCGAGCGCCGATCCCGAGACGCGCTCGCCGACGCTGGGCTTCCGCTGCGCGCGCTCGGCATCGCGATGAAACCCGAAGGCTTCGCCGAAGACACGCCGACTCCCGATCTGCGGCTGCCGATCCACGCGCTGACGACCTTCGTGCTGGTCCGTCCGCACTACCCGGAGAACGTCGGCGCCGCCGCGCGCGCCATCAAGACGATGGGGTTCTTGCGCCTGGCGCTGGTCAGGCCGGGCCGCCTGGCAGCCCCCAACCACGAGATGGCACTGAAGATGGCCGTGAAGAGCAAAGACGTGCTCCTGGGCGCGCCGGTCTACCAGAGCCTGGACGAAGCGCTCGGGCCCGCCGGCTGGGTGGTGGGCACTACCTCGCGCCGCGGAGTGTCCGGCGTGCTCACCGCTCGCGACCTCGGTCGGCGCGCCGTGGAGCGCGGCGCGGCGGGGCAGAGCCTCGTGCTCGTCTTCGGCAACGAGAAGACCGGGCTGGGCGAGGCCGAGCGCGCGCTCTGCCAGGACTTCGTGCGCATCCCGATGGCGGCGGATCAGCCCTCGATCAACCTGGCGCAGGCCACGCAGGTCATCGCCTACGAGCTGCTCCTCGCGGCACTCGACGCGAGGGCCGACAACGGGTGAAACTGCCGGTCCCATGCCGCCCATCGACCTGCGCTCCGACACCGTCACGCGCCCCTCCCCCGGCATGCGCAGCGCGATGGCGAACGCCGAGGTCGGCGACGACGTCTACGGCGAGGATCCGACGGTGCAGCGCCTGGAGCACCGGGTGGCGGAGCTCCTGGGCAAGGAGCGGGCGCTGTTCGTGCCCTCGGGGACGATGGCGAACCAGCTCGCGCTGCTCTTGCACACGCGGCCGGGCGACGAGGTGGTGATCGGCGAAGGCACGCACTGCGCGCTCTTCGAGTCCGGCGCTGCGGCGGCGCTCTCGGGAGTGCAGCTCGCGGTGGCGGGACGCGGCGGGTTGTTCGACGTCGCCGAGCTTCGAGCCGCGATCCAACCCGACGCGTACTGGCTCCCGCGCACCAGCCTGGTGGTGGTCGAGAACACGCACAACCGCGGTGGTGGCAAGGTCTTCCCCTTGGAGCAGCTCGAGCGGGTGACGAGCCACGCACGGAGCGCTGGGCTCGGCGTGCACCTCGACGGCGCTCGGCTCTGGAACGCGGCGGCGGCCAGCGGCACGAGCCTCGCCGACTTCGCGCGCACGGCCGACACGCTCAGCGTGTGCTTCTCCAAGGGGCTCGGCGCTCCGGTGGGCTCGGCGCTGGTCGGGCCAGCGGAGCTCTTGACCCGCGCGCTGCGCCTCCGGCGCATGCTCGGCGGCTCGATGCGGCAGAGCGGGATCCTGGCAGCGGCGGCGCTCTGGGCCCTGGACGAGAACCTGCCGCGGCTCGCCGAGGATCACGAGAAGGCCCGGGCGCTGGCCCGGGGGCTCGAGGGCGTCACCGGCTGTCGCGTCGCCCCGGAGTCGGTCGAGACCAACATCGTCAACATCGAGCTCGTGGGCCCGAGCGCCGAGACGGTGATCGCCTCGGCCAAGTCCAAAGGGGTGTTGGTCGGCAGCATCGCGCGCTCGACCTTGCGCGCCGTGACCCACCTGGACGTCTCGCTCGCGGACTGCGAGCGCGCGGCGACACTGCTCGCGGCAGCGATCAGCGAGAATCCGGCATGAGACTCGGACGTCTGCTCTTCGTCGGCCTGATCGTGGCAGCCTGCGCGCCCACGCTGCCGCGCTCGTTCACCGAGGCACGAGCCGCGGCCGAGCGCGCCTATGCCGCTGGTCGCTACGACGAGGCCGCGGAGCACTGGAGGACCGCCGAGCAATCGGCCGACCGGAAGCGCGACCAGACCGAAGCGCGCTACCGCCGCGCCGCGGCGCTGCGCCGGGCCGGACGCCACGAAGAAGCTCAGGCGCTCTTGGCCGAGCTCGGCCGCACCCGGCCGAAGAGCTCCCGTGCGGCTCGGGCGGCGTTCGAGCATGCCGACATCGAGATCGAGCACGGCGATGCCGAGCGCGGCTTCGCCGAGCTGGAGCAGGCCATCCGAAAGTACCCTCGCTCCGGGCTCGCGCTGGGCGCGCTGGGGCGGCTGGCGCGCCACCGCGAAGAACGAGCGGGCGCGGACGCGGCCCTGGCGCTGCTGGCGGAGGTCGGCAAGAGCGGCGGCAGCGCCGAGCTCCGGGAACAGGCCCTGTACGATCGAGCACGCTTCTTGGAGAGGCTGGGCCGCGACGCCGAGGCACTGGCGGCCTACCTCGATACGGCGTCGCGCTACCCCTACCCCCGCGGCGCGCTCTGGGACGACGCGCTCTGGGCGGCGTCCCTGCTCGAGGAGAAGCTGGGCCAACCCGCCCGCGCGATCGACCACCTCGAGCGCATGCTCCGCGAGAAGGAGCCGTCGTCACTGAACCAGGGCTCGTACGAGCGCCCGCGCTACGGCGCAGCACGCTTTCGCGTCGCCGAGCTGTATCGCGACCGGATCGGGGACAAGCCGCGCGCGGTGAAGGAGTTCCGCAGGGTCTGGGACGAGCACCCGACGAGCCTCCTGCGCGACGATGCGATGTGGCAGGCCGCGCGCCTGGAACGCGAGCTCGGCCACGCCGACCGCGCATGCAAGCTCCTGGAAACGCTGGTCGATGACGCTCCGGACTCGCGCTTCTCGCGCTGCGCGAACGCGCTCTGCGCGTCGCTCAGGCCCGCGAAGGGCGAATGCCACGCCTACGTCGTGCGAGACCTCGGAAAAAACGAGGACTGAGCTTCACTCGTCGTCGTCTTCCTCTTCTTCCTCGTCCTCGTCGTCCTCGTCGTCGTCCTCGTCGTCGTCCTCGTCGTCGAAGTCGTCGGCGGCCTCCGAGTCGTCGTCTTCCTCGTCGTCTTCGCTCTTCACCTCGGTCTTGAGGTCGATGCCGACCTCGCCGAGCTGGGTTTCCAGGAGCTCGAACAGCTCGTCGACGTCGTCGCCGTTCCACTCGTCGAGCACGTCGGTCAAGAACTCGTAGAAGTCCCCGGTATCGAGGCGCCGCTCGATTTCCTCGACCTGCTCCTCCTTGAAGGCTTCGAGGATGTCCTCGCGGAGCGACTCCGTGTCGCCTTCCTCAATCGCCTCCTGGGCAGACAGCCGAATTTGCCGAGCGGCACGCCTGTCGAGGTAAATGTCCATCTCAGATCAGTTCTCCGAAGACCAGCGACCCCGGCAATAGACGATGGTCGCAAAGCAAGTCAAGGCCGCTCGGGCCATGGCCCCCGAACCAGGCCCAGAGCACCGCCTTCGAGGCCGAATGCTCGATCTGCGATATACCGAAGGCATGCAGCGCTCCGCGATCGCGTGCCTGGTCGTGCTCGCCTGGAGCGCCCCCGCGCTCGCGGACGAGTCCGTGCCGCCGCCTTCGAGCTTCGACTACCTGCAGTACGGCGTCGCGTTTACCGCCGAAACGGTGGCCTCCGCGGGCGACGTCTGCCCGGACACCGCGGTCGATCCCTGCATCCTGGGCTCGGGAGGCGGGCTGGCGCTCCGGGTGGGCTATCGCACCCGTGGCCCCTGGTACGTGGGTGGGGCGTACGAGTCCTCCCGCCACGAGTCGTCGAACCTGCTCCGGCTCGCCATCCTGCAGCAACTCCGGGCGGAGAGCCGTTTCTACCTGGATCAGGGCCGCCGCTTCACCCCCTACGCCGCCGGGGGCGGCGGCGTGGCCTTGTACGGCAACGAGTGGTCGTCCGAGACCGGGGGCATCACGACCTTCCTGGGCCTCGGGTTCGAGCTACAGCTGAGCCGGACGGCTGTGGTCGGCGCCGGGACGGCGTACCGGGCATTCCTGTTCCGCGGCTGGACGGACGCCGCCAACCAGCGCCGCGCCGACCGGTACCTCGGTTTCGGCCTCGCCCACGTCATCGCGCTGGAGCTGGTGTTCGAGATCCGAGACCCCCTGCCGCGCTGGTGAGCGGCATTCCGGGCCCCCGGCCGGCCCGGACTCAACACCGCTCTTGACGTCCTTGTCCCAGCGGGGTTCCGTTGCGCTCCGTGAAGTGTGACCGGTGCGGGCGGGACAATCCCCCGAGCCTCAGGTTCTGCCAAGACTGCGGCAACCGCCTGCAAGCCGTACCGGCCCGCCCGGCGGAGCCCACTCCACCGCGTGGCGTTCCACCCGCCGCGCGCCCAGCGGCACCCGACTTCGACTTCGCCCCGCGCGGCGCCCCACGCCCGAGCGAGTCGCGTTGCGGTCGGTGCGGCGTCACGAACCCACCCGGCTCACGCTTCTGTGCGGAGTGCGGCGCGAGCATCGGCGGCTTGCCCGCAACGGCCGAACCCAGCATGGAACCAGCTCCGCCACCGCAGCAGCCGGTGTTCGGCGCGCCGGTGGTCGGGCTCGCGCCCGCTCTACCGGCCGAGCCGCCTCCGGTCGTCTGCGCCCGGTGTCGGGGCAGCAACGGCGCGCACATGGCGTACTGCCAGTACTGCGGGGGGCGACTCCACGAAGGTCCGGCACGCGAAGCGCCGCCCACCAGCCCGGAGACGCCCGTGAGCCAGCGCGCCGTCCCTTCGCGCCCGCCCCCACCGCCGAGTCGGCCACCGCCCGCGCCCGTCGTGGCCCCCGCGCCGCCAGCTCCCCGGCCGCCGGCAGCACCGGCGCCGGCCCGGCTCATCGTGGTCGCCCAAGACGGCAGCCCCGGGCGGGACTACCCGCTGTCGCAGAGCGTCACCGACATCGGCCGGAGCGACGGCGCCATCCTCTTGCCCAACGACCCGTATGTCTCCCCGCGCCACGCCCGGATTACCCGCAAAGATGGCCGCTTCTTCATCCGCGACCTGGGCAGCACGAACGGGGTCTTCGTTCGTCTCCGGGCACCCGCGAGGCTGCAATCTGGGGACTTGGTGTTGATCGGGCTTGAGGTGTTAAGGTTCGAGCTGGTGACCGCCGCTGACAAAGGCCTGGGCCCCGCGATGGACGGGGACACCCAGGTTTTCGGATCCCCGATGCTGCCCCGCTACGCCCGCCTCTCTCAGCGCACCGTCGAGGGCGTGACGCGGGACATCTACCATGTCTCCAAGGACGAGATGGTGGTGGGGCGCGAAGCAGGCGACATCGTCTTCACGACGGATCCCTTCATGAGCCGGCGGCACGCCTCGTTCACTCGGGAGCGCGACGGCTCGTTCACGCTGAACGACCTCGGCTCGTCGAACGGCACTTACCTCGCGATTCGCGACGAGGTCGCCCTCGCGGACGGCGATCACGTGCGGGTGGGGCAGCACCTCTTCCGGCTGGAACACAGCCGCGGTCAGAGCTGAGATGGCGGAAAGGTCCTCGGAAATCCGCCTGCATGTCTTCGGTCGCACCGACGTCGGACAGATCCGCGAGCACAACGAGGACAACTTCCTCGTCGCGGATCTGACCCGGAAGAGCCGCAGCCTGCTCGAGTCCGACCGGCACCAAGTGGTCGGGGCCCGCGGCACCGTGCTCGGCGTGTGCGACGGCATGGGCGGTGCTGCGGCTGGCGAAGTCGCGAGCCAGCTCGCTGTGGACATCGTGTACGAGAAACTGGCCCAGGGGGACGCACCCGGCGACCGGGACGAGCTCGCCCGCCGACTGGTGCAGTCGGTCGAAGACGCCGGCATGCGGATCTTCAACGAGGCGCGGGCCGACCGCACGCGGCGCGGCATGGGCACCACGGCAACCGTCGCCGCGCTCCTGGACGACCGCCTGTTCGTGGCCCAGGTCGGCGACAGCCGGGCCTACATCTTGCGCAAAGGCTCGCTCGTGCAAGTCACGCGGGACCAGTCCTTGGTCAACCAGCTGATCGAGGCCGGGCAGCTCACCGAAGAGGAAGCCGAGACCTTCGAGCACAACAACATCATCCTGCAAGCGCTGGGCACCGCTGACACGGTGCAGGTGGACCTCACCTATGTCGATCTGCGCAAGGACGACACGCTGCTGCTCTGCTCCGACGGGCTCTCGGGGATGATTCGCAACGACGAAATCCGCGAGATCCTGACCACCGTGCCGGACCCGCTCGAGGCCTGCAAGGTGCTCACGGAGCGCGCCAACCTC contains:
- a CDS encoding Stp1/IreP family PP2C-type Ser/Thr phosphatase — protein: MAERSSEIRLHVFGRTDVGQIREHNEDNFLVADLTRKSRSLLESDRHQVVGARGTVLGVCDGMGGAAAGEVASQLAVDIVYEKLAQGDAPGDRDELARRLVQSVEDAGMRIFNEARADRTRRGMGTTATVAALLDDRLFVAQVGDSRAYILRKGSLVQVTRDQSLVNQLIEAGQLTEEEAETFEHNNIILQALGTADTVQVDLTYVDLRKDDTLLLCSDGLSGMIRNDEIREILTTVPDPLEACKVLTERANLAGGHDNITVIVARFDGDSLQPPAAQDVVKYTKYALPDSGAESGARASVKSVDDIAVGPLSDEAQRESRRLKVGHTLVGMTTPVLDLEAQAGEPAPAAPRHPSNPPPVFNLDDEPVQIPTTGLPPSAVGALVVGALLVVSVIGFFLLR
- a CDS encoding protein tyrosine phosphatase, with the protein product MRGFVDLHCHWVAGIDDGAKTPEDGVAMLRALGQLGFSKVVATPHMRPGLFDNTRESLSAAYARMLPLLPAGLPEVELSSEHYFDDVIFGRIMHDAALPYPGGRAVLLEFYESDFPFSIDRRFADLRLKKRLIPVIAHPERYQRIWRDPDVLERLVDAGAAALLDTAALVGKYGRKPQKTAEELLERGLYHAACSDAHRVGDVAEVAAGLLRIERAYGPEEVDFLFREGPLALLSGRIPE
- a CDS encoding aminotransferase class I/II-fold pyridoxal phosphate-dependent enzyme, whose protein sequence is MPPIDLRSDTVTRPSPGMRSAMANAEVGDDVYGEDPTVQRLEHRVAELLGKERALFVPSGTMANQLALLLHTRPGDEVVIGEGTHCALFESGAAAALSGVQLAVAGRGGLFDVAELRAAIQPDAYWLPRTSLVVVENTHNRGGGKVFPLEQLERVTSHARSAGLGVHLDGARLWNAAAASGTSLADFARTADTLSVCFSKGLGAPVGSALVGPAELLTRALRLRRMLGGSMRQSGILAAAALWALDENLPRLAEDHEKARALARGLEGVTGCRVAPESVETNIVNIELVGPSAETVIASAKSKGVLVGSIARSTLRAVTHLDVSLADCERAATLLAAAISENPA
- a CDS encoding flippase-like domain-containing protein — its product is MSDGPGSWLRRHWLKLLASLLVAGGFVWLLHRGALPILPDAKAFSKMRWWTVPAYIAIWCGIHVIRAARWHWLLAPIHPVPLRRIVSVAWIGFAAILLLPFRTGEVVRPVLIRKKGQLSGWAATGTVAAERVIDGFFMSVMLFTSLLLSKPLDPLPSSIGALPIPAAVVPGAAYSALLVFAAAFTVMGVFYWRRDFARAATERIVGLVSERLAAWLAERVEKVASGLSFLPRWRYTAPFLAVTALYWLLNAGASWLLAWGAGFDHISYAEACVTMGVLALGILIPNAPGFFGAFQISIYAGLAMYFPAELVVGPGAAFVLIIYVCQILITTAGAGLGLYWERTSVGEALDARPEELGDEAR
- a CDS encoding serine/threonine protein kinase produces the protein MGRVLLARDPNLDRDVAVKVLREDLKLAPAERVALYERMRQEARASARLSHPNIVGLYDIGEEPGLGLYLVFEYVEGPTLEDRIERGPLGAAACARLSRELGAALGAAHRAGVLHRDIKPANVILAATGAKIADFGIARIPGSTLTQDGRVLGTPAYSAPEAIETGTFSPASDQFSLAATLYEAISGRRAFAGDDAISVAKHITGSEPAAIAALSGVDRHVDTVLARGLAKNPSARYSSADELGEALAEALTLAPPRAQLPTLPDERRLEARAARQNRRDLTVLALGLVLGASLATSAFLLWPADEVDAIGPAPQSLVLEDAAPEAAQPEPPRPRRAVSGAPVVSATAADR
- a CDS encoding SUMF1/EgtB/PvdO family nonheme iron enzyme, which gives rise to MVWRALWLGPLALLALAASLLPSARAASRLTAPAPDPFGARTPQERALTGGVVTLRQPAGAMLRVPQGSFEMGSTPEDVLDAVTDCAREPLGGRCKEEMFSDELPRHKVTLSSFWLDRLEVSVKDYARCVALRRCRAVPFDQGGKRFDVPSYPVSLVRHADARAYCRFRGARLPTEAELERAARGPRGRRYPWGQLYNTRAANHGRLGLDTTDARDGFAELAPVGSFPAGRTPEGFLDLAGNVAEWASDRYAVSYPPGPAVDPKGPAIGAGSGGNVVRGGHWASAAPWLRGASRSSADPETRSPTLGFRCARSASR
- a CDS encoding tetratricopeptide repeat protein, with the translated sequence MRLGRLLFVGLIVAACAPTLPRSFTEARAAAERAYAAGRYDEAAEHWRTAEQSADRKRDQTEARYRRAAALRRAGRHEEAQALLAELGRTRPKSSRAARAAFEHADIEIEHGDAERGFAELEQAIRKYPRSGLALGALGRLARHREERAGADAALALLAEVGKSGGSAELREQALYDRARFLERLGRDAEALAAYLDTASRYPYPRGALWDDALWAASLLEEKLGQPARAIDHLERMLREKEPSSLNQGSYERPRYGAARFRVAELYRDRIGDKPRAVKEFRRVWDEHPTSLLRDDAMWQAARLERELGHADRACKLLETLVDDAPDSRFSRCANALCASLRPAKGECHAYVVRDLGKNED
- a CDS encoding FHA domain-containing protein produces the protein MKCDRCGRDNPPSLRFCQDCGNRLQAVPARPAEPTPPRGVPPAARPAAPDFDFAPRGAPRPSESRCGRCGVTNPPGSRFCAECGASIGGLPATAEPSMEPAPPPQQPVFGAPVVGLAPALPAEPPPVVCARCRGSNGAHMAYCQYCGGRLHEGPAREAPPTSPETPVSQRAVPSRPPPPPSRPPPAPVVAPAPPAPRPPAAPAPARLIVVAQDGSPGRDYPLSQSVTDIGRSDGAILLPNDPYVSPRHARITRKDGRFFIRDLGSTNGVFVRLRAPARLQSGDLVLIGLEVLRFELVTAADKGLGPAMDGDTQVFGSPMLPRYARLSQRTVEGVTRDIYHVSKDEMVVGREAGDIVFTTDPFMSRRHASFTRERDGSFTLNDLGSSNGTYLAIRDEVALADGDHVRVGQHLFRLEHSRGQS
- a CDS encoding RNA methyltransferase, whose protein sequence is MKPEGFAEDTPTPDLRLPIHALTTFVLVRPHYPENVGAAARAIKTMGFLRLALVRPGRLAAPNHEMALKMAVKSKDVLLGAPVYQSLDEALGPAGWVVGTTSRRGVSGVLTARDLGRRAVERGAAGQSLVLVFGNEKTGLGEAERALCQDFVRIPMAADQPSINLAQATQVIAYELLLAALDARADNG